In Vibrio lentus, a single genomic region encodes these proteins:
- the mnmC gene encoding bifunctional tRNA (5-methylaminomethyl-2-thiouridine)(34)-methyltransferase MnmD/FAD-dependent 5-carboxymethylaminomethyl-2-thiouridine(34) oxidoreductase MnmC: MVSFPRNSYNPYQHIASNHKMIDFMTSITNAELEWNESGTPVSDQFDDVYFSNVNGLEETRYVFLKQNHLPERWVEHQQRRFVIAETGFGTGLNFLAVWQWFDAFLKDNPQAMTKELHFISFEKYPLNKDDLIKAHQSWPELAQYATQLQEHYPIALPECHRIVLGDGAITLDLWFGDIKDCMPNVPTPQEGLVDAWFLDGFAPSKNPEMWNQNLFNGMAKLAKQDCSCATFTAAGFVRRGLIEAGFAMKKVKGFGTKREMIAGRLDEKHAHTNIKPWYGLAQHSDSQDIAIIGGGVASAALAKTLSRRGKNITLYCEHQQAAGNASGNNQGAIYPLLSEATSNVSRIFGPGLLFARQFINQAAQSVNFDHNWCGVNILMWDEGSTKKLNRMLEGNFHTDLIQRLTPEQANEKIGLPVDKESVYFPLGGWLSPLQLTQGLIGKLEETNQVSTHYQHQVTQLVWLEAEQQWLLTIETPQGEIQTKHDQVVVANGHKFTQFEQTRPVPLTPVKGQVSHIPTTENLSQLNTVLCFDGYLTPQNPNNGHHCIGANYDKTNIDQEFDIEVQQHNGERLHGSLPDQAWTKDVDTSGNLARQGIRSVSRDHLPFVGNVGDFESIKEQYQNLHNFNPQRDAIDSIEPVTSYPNLFCFIGLGSRGLSSTPLLAEVLASQICGDPLPLPVDVLEAIHPSRMWIRRLRKGKALTEGWVSTKQASAE; the protein is encoded by the coding sequence GTGGTCAGCTTTCCTAGAAATTCGTACAATCCCTACCAACATATCGCTTCAAATCACAAAATGATAGATTTTATGACTTCAATTACTAATGCAGAACTGGAATGGAATGAGTCTGGCACGCCAGTTTCAGACCAATTTGACGACGTTTACTTCTCTAATGTTAACGGTTTAGAAGAAACTCGCTACGTCTTTTTAAAACAAAACCACCTTCCAGAGCGTTGGGTTGAACATCAACAACGCCGTTTTGTGATTGCTGAAACCGGTTTTGGTACAGGTTTAAACTTTCTCGCAGTCTGGCAATGGTTCGATGCTTTTCTTAAAGATAACCCACAAGCTATGACCAAAGAGTTACATTTCATCAGTTTTGAAAAATATCCTTTAAATAAAGATGATCTGATCAAAGCGCACCAATCTTGGCCTGAATTAGCCCAGTATGCGACACAACTCCAAGAACACTATCCGATTGCTCTGCCGGAATGTCACCGCATTGTGTTGGGCGATGGCGCGATCACACTCGATTTATGGTTTGGTGATATTAAAGATTGTATGCCAAACGTGCCGACCCCGCAGGAAGGTTTGGTTGACGCTTGGTTCTTAGATGGCTTTGCGCCAAGTAAGAACCCTGAAATGTGGAATCAAAACCTATTCAACGGCATGGCCAAACTGGCAAAACAAGATTGCAGCTGTGCAACGTTTACCGCTGCCGGTTTTGTACGACGCGGTTTAATCGAAGCCGGCTTTGCAATGAAAAAAGTTAAAGGCTTTGGTACTAAACGGGAAATGATTGCCGGCCGCCTTGATGAGAAGCACGCTCACACCAACATCAAACCTTGGTATGGCCTAGCTCAACACAGTGATTCACAAGATATCGCCATTATCGGTGGTGGTGTTGCCAGCGCTGCGCTTGCAAAAACGTTAAGCCGACGTGGTAAAAACATCACCCTTTATTGTGAACACCAACAAGCCGCTGGAAATGCCTCTGGCAACAATCAAGGTGCCATTTATCCGCTGCTCAGCGAAGCGACATCGAATGTATCAAGAATATTTGGTCCGGGCTTATTGTTTGCCCGCCAATTTATTAATCAAGCAGCACAATCAGTAAACTTCGATCACAACTGGTGTGGCGTGAATATCTTGATGTGGGATGAAGGTTCAACCAAAAAGCTCAACCGTATGTTGGAAGGCAATTTCCACACAGACTTAATTCAGCGCTTAACACCCGAACAAGCGAACGAAAAGATTGGCTTACCGGTTGATAAAGAAAGTGTTTACTTCCCACTGGGTGGTTGGTTAAGCCCTCTTCAGCTTACTCAAGGTTTGATTGGTAAGTTAGAAGAGACCAACCAAGTGAGCACACACTATCAGCACCAAGTAACACAACTTGTGTGGTTAGAAGCAGAGCAACAATGGTTGCTGACGATTGAGACACCTCAAGGTGAAATTCAAACCAAGCACGATCAAGTGGTTGTGGCGAATGGACACAAGTTCACCCAATTTGAACAAACTCGCCCCGTACCTCTCACACCCGTTAAAGGGCAAGTGAGTCATATCCCGACTACAGAAAACCTCAGCCAGCTAAACACGGTATTGTGTTTTGATGGTTACTTAACGCCACAGAATCCAAATAATGGTCACCACTGTATTGGTGCGAACTACGACAAAACCAATATTGATCAAGAGTTTGATATTGAGGTTCAACAACATAATGGCGAGCGCTTACACGGCTCGTTGCCTGATCAAGCGTGGACCAAAGATGTCGATACCAGTGGCAACTTAGCGCGCCAAGGCATCCGTAGCGTAAGCCGTGATCACCTACCATTCGTCGGTAATGTTGGTGATTTTGAATCCATCAAAGAGCAATATCAGAATCTGCACAACTTTAATCCGCAGCGTGATGCTATCGACAGTATCGAACCTGTTACCAGCTATCCGAACTTGTTCTGCTTTATCGGTTTAGGTTCGCGTGGTTTGAGCTCGACCCCTCTTTTAGCTGAAGTTTTAGCCTCACAAATTTGTGGCGATCCTCTACCTCTTCCGGTTGATGTGCTCGAAGCCATTCATCCAAGTCGAATGTGGATTAGAAGATTACGTAAAGGCAAAGCGTTAACAGAAGGTTGGGTTTCAACGAAACAAGCCAGTGCGGAATAG